One genomic region from Oxobacter pfennigii encodes:
- a CDS encoding TfoX/Sxy family protein has translation MGELSTLPNIAAKLEAQLSDVGITTIDELKRVGSREAWLRILAHDPSACIMRLSALEGAIQGVRWHYLDEDTKKSLKEFYRQNK, from the coding sequence ATGGGTGAATTATCCACATTGCCAAATATAGCTGCAAAGCTGGAAGCCCAGCTTTCTGATGTGGGAATTACGACAATTGATGAACTGAAACGGGTTGGAAGCCGTGAGGCGTGGCTTCGCATCCTTGCTCATGACCCGTCAGCCTGTATTATGCGGCTTTCTGCTCTGGAAGGCGCTATTCAGGGCGTGAGGTGGCATTATCTTGATGAGGACACGAAGAAGTCTTTAAAGGAATTTTACCGGCAAAACAAATAA